From a single Theropithecus gelada isolate Dixy chromosome 10, Tgel_1.0, whole genome shotgun sequence genomic region:
- the AAR2 gene encoding protein AAR2 homolog: MAALQIDPELAKRLFFEGATVVILNMPKGTEFGIDCNSWEVGPKFRGVKMIPPGIHFLYYSSVDKANPKEVGPRMGFFLSLHQRGLTVLRWSTLREEVDLSPAPESEVEAMRANLQELDQFLGPYPYATLKKWISLTNFISEATVEKLQPENRQICAFSDVLPVLSMKHTKDRVGQNLPRCGTECKSYQEGLARLPEMKPRAGTEIRFSELPTQMFPAGATPAEITKHSMDLSYALETVLNKQFPSSPQDVLGELQFAFVCFLLGNVYEAFEHWKRLLNLLCRSEAAMVKHHTLYINLISILYHQLGEIPADFFVDIVSQDNFLTSTLQVFFSSACSIAVDATLRKKAEKFQAHLTKKFRWDFAAEPEDCAPVVVELPEGTEMG, translated from the exons ATGGCTGCCTTGCAGATAGATCCTGAGCTAGCCAAGCGCCTCTTCTTTGAAGGGGCCACTGTTGTCATCCTGAACATGCCCAAGGGAACAGAGTTTGGGATTGACTGTAACTCCTGGGAGGTGGGGCCCAAGTTCCGGGGCGTGAAGATGATCCCTCCAGGCATCCACTTCCTCTACTACAGCTCTGTGGACAAGGCTAATCCGAAGGAAGTAGGCCCTCGTATGGGTTTCTTCCTTAGCCTGCACCAGCGGGGGCTGACAGTGCTGCGCTGGAGCACACTCAGGGAAGAGGTAGACCTGTCCCCAGCCCCAGAGTCTGAGGTGGAAGCCATGAGGGCCAACCTCCAGGAGCTGGACCAGTTCCTGGGGCCTTACCCATATGCCACCCTGAAGAAGTGGATCTCACTCACCAACTTCATCAGCGAAGCCACAGTGGAGAAGCTGCAGCCTGAGAACCGGCAGATCTGTGCCTTCTCCGATGTGCTACCTGTGCTCTCCATGAAGCACACCAAGGACCGCGTGGGGCAGAATCTACCCCGCTGTGGCACTGAGTGCAAGAGCTACCAAGAGGGCCTGGCCCGGCTACCAGAGATGAAGCCCAGAGCTGGGACAGAGATCCGCTTCTCAGAGCTACCCACGCAGATGTTCCCAGCGGGTGCCACGCCAGCAGAGATAACCAAGCACAGCATGGACCTGAGCTATGCCCTGGAGACTGTGCTCAACAAGCAGTTCCCCAGCAGCCCCCAGGATGTGCTTG GTGAACTCCAGTTTGCTTTTGTGTGCTTCCTGCTGGGGAATGTGTACGAGGCATTTGAGCATTGGAAGCGGCTCCTGAACCTCCTGTGCCGGTCAGAAGCAGCCATGGTGAAGCACCACACTCTCTACATCAACCTCATCTCCATCCTGTACCACCAGCTTGGTGAGATCCCCGCTGACTTCTTTGTAGACATTGTCTCCCAAGACAACTTCCTCACCAGCACCTTACAG gttttcttttcctctgcctgCAGCATTGCCGTGGATGCCACCCTGAGGAAGAAAGCTGAAAAGTTCCAAGCTCACCTGACCAAGAAGTTCCGGTGGGACTTTGCTGCAGAACCTGAGGACTGTGCCCCTGTGGTGGTGGAGCTCCCTGAGGGCACCGAGATGGGCTAA